The genome window CAAAACTGCGGACATTGAGATGGCCATTGACAACCCGCTTCCGATCTTCGTCTTCGATCTCCCAAGATCCCCAAGCCCCACCAGCGCACCTACTTCCCAAGCCTGCTCGAGCCTCGGCGGCGGCACCAGCGGGCGCCGTTGAACCTCCAATGAGCCAACGTCGCCATTGACATTTTACATGTGACATGTCAGTATGAATTGTGCCTTTGCCGTCCTCCAGTAACAGCCAAGCAGTCGTAGCCGCTTCAGCGCTAAATGACCAAGTGTATGAAGTTGTTCGCAGGCGGTTAGTGACAAATCGTGTACAGCCACACCAGCATCTGAGCCTCGCGGACCTGGCTGATGAACTTCACGTATCCCGTAGCCCGGTCGGACATGCTTTGAATCGTTTGGCGACTGAAGGATTGCTGAGCGTCGAACCGCGCAAGGGATACTTCGTTAGACCACTAACGGTAAAGCGGATTACGGAAGCGTATGACGTTCGCATGGGACTGGAATTTCTGGCAATAGAAGTTATCACCACGAAGCAGAAACCACTCCACCTGGAGCGTCTAGAAGAATTGCTTCACGAGCGAGAAGCAACGGTTAGCGGTCGGACCATCGTTGACCGCGATCTCTATATCGCCACAAACGAGGCGTTCCACAATTACATTATTGACCTCGCGAACAACGACATCCTCTCGGAGGTGTATCGGAAACTCGCTGTGAACCTACTGATGAACAGGATTATGTATGACGCGAAGGAAACCGCCGGTGACGTCGGCGGTGAGCATGCCGAAATGGTCGGTGCGTTGCGACAGCGAGATTTAGAACGCTTCCGGCGTGTGTGTCGCAAGCACATTGAGACCGGCAAGAAGATGGCCCAATTGGCTATTGAACGAGCTGGTGGGACTCTCTAACATGCCTTTGCCCGTGTAGGCCAGCGAGGGAATAGTGAATACTTCAGCTTTTATCCCAACAGGCCTACTTGCCTCCTCAATTGGTGAGATTACCGCACTTGTCAAGACCCGTAGGATTACGGCCCGGCGCGTCCTCGAAATGCATATAGATAGGATCTCGGAGGTCAATTCGGACGTGAATGCTATCGTCACGTTACGGACAGACGAAGCGTTGATAGAAGCCGACGCAATTGACAGTCGCATTAAACAGGGGCTTGATTGTGGGCCGCTAGCTGGCATCCCTTTTACAGTCAAAGACATAATCGCGACGAAAGGGTTGCGCAGTACTGCTGGATCCAAATTATTGGCGAATTACGAGCCCGGGCTTGAGGCTCCTGCGGTTGCGCGTTTGAGGGCTGCTGGAGCTGTCCTACTTGGAAAATCGAATTGCCCTGAATTTGCACTTGACATGCACACGGACAATGAAGTGTTTGGAGAGACACATAACCCTTGGAACTCGAAGCGGACTTCGGGAGGATCCAGCGGCGGTGACAGCGCTGCGGTCTCGAGTGGATGTTCAGTGTTCGGAATTGGAACGGACTACGGTGGTTCTATCCGCTGGCCCGCTCACTGCACGGCCCTTGTGGGACTTCGAGCGAGCAACGGACTCATACCCGGCACTGGTCAGATCCCTTGGACTAGCGCTTCACTGCTCGACCGTTTTCAGGAGCGCACGTGGCTGCAACCACCAAACAGTATGTCATTGCAGTCTCAACTCCAAAAGATCGCGCCCATCGCACGGTATGTCACTGATGTATGGACGTTG of bacterium contains these proteins:
- a CDS encoding GntR family transcriptional regulator yields the protein MATEGLLSVEPRKGYFVRPLTVKRITEAYDVRMGLEFLAIEVITTKQKPLHLERLEELLHEREATVSGRTIVDRDLYIATNEAFHNYIIDLANNDILSEVYRKLAVNLLMNRIMYDAKETAGDVGGEHAEMVGALRQRDLERFRRVCRKHIETGKKMAQLAIERAGGTL
- a CDS encoding amidase, with product MNTSAFIPTGLLASSIGEITALVKTRRITARRVLEMHIDRISEVNSDVNAIVTLRTDEALIEADAIDSRIKQGLDCGPLAGIPFTVKDIIATKGLRSTAGSKLLANYEPGLEAPAVARLRAAGAVLLGKSNCPEFALDMHTDNEVFGETHNPWNSKRTSGGSSGGDSAAVSSGCSVFGIGTDYGGSIRWPAHCTALVGLRASNGLIPGTGQIPWTSASLLDRFQERTWLQPPNSMSLQSQLQKIAPIARYVTDVWTLLDVMRGPHPHDPSTVPVELGKPDNVGLRATRVAWCRGDGNIPVRTDILHALESVAISLSRMGLEVFEFLPEPIKYAERVFDDFRKADGLPDHEAIIGGKVDDIGANLREWLDSVEENCSVSRFRELAAESDALRALMLDCFRDFDVLLLPVASIPAFERNQPMMNVDDVSVPRFNILNCCRAISVLNLPSLTVPAGTSRDGLPIGIQIVSAPYREHLSVAVALAIEQSGSPWARLANERNGSYPVE